The following proteins come from a genomic window of Mycobacterium sp. DL:
- a CDS encoding VOC family protein produces the protein MDPKRETLALSAFDNVYHVGHVVPDLLPAMRTLGGAMQITWAPPFEMRSGFARPDGSADDQTVRIAFSASGPPYLELIEVVAAADSIFAEPKLGGMHHVGYYAQRWRDDVTRLQDDGWELERTGAGVAFLRDPHSGLRVEVVSFKGRDFLTRVLDGEMAQLYPLTERP, from the coding sequence ATGGACCCGAAACGCGAGACGCTTGCCTTGTCGGCGTTCGACAACGTCTACCACGTGGGCCATGTCGTCCCCGATCTGTTGCCGGCCATGCGGACTCTTGGCGGCGCCATGCAGATCACGTGGGCGCCACCGTTCGAGATGCGTAGTGGCTTCGCCCGTCCGGACGGATCCGCGGACGACCAGACCGTGCGCATCGCGTTCTCCGCTTCCGGCCCGCCGTACCTGGAGCTCATCGAGGTGGTCGCTGCCGCTGACTCGATCTTCGCTGAACCGAAGCTCGGCGGCATGCACCACGTCGGTTATTACGCGCAGCGCTGGCGCGACGACGTGACGCGACTGCAGGACGACGGTTGGGAGTTGGAGCGCACGGGTGCCGGTGTGGCGTTCCTGCGCGACCCGCACAGCGGCCTTCGCGTGGAGGTGGTGAGCTTCAAGGGCCGCGACTTCCTGACCCGAGTGCTCGACGGTGAGATGGCGCAGCTCTACCCTCTGACCGAGCGCCCGTGA
- a CDS encoding DUF1214 domain-containing protein has product MAFGDSADDEALRGAWHQFCERLKAAGDLAFKDTSPADALQRADAFRYLTQNLGQAYDLALETKDTRYPVIHPFCGPSRKLGGDNADFVYLQAWIDGASTYRIAGDRGTARFLNFTVQGPRPEKDVYYGADHPNLHEPFGDTPEANITGDDLVTEPDGSFVLYVGGARRGPNWLPTTAGSRKLFMRQGFDSWGERSAQFSIERIDMDEPRPVPTPQDLIASMQWAGDFLTGVMTDWPDRELQIGSLYGEPEPNVFPGARFTGTAEQRDARRGRLIVTMPWRLGPDDALIFEFADGGEFWMLTNMGAFWNSMDYLYRPVSYTPSRSAIDSDGRVRMVMAHNDPGVYNWIDTQRFSEGYLTMRVIGSRQLPEVSTTVVSAAELDTVLPAATRHVTPEERAAQLHTRFDAIRRRYRI; this is encoded by the coding sequence ATGGCGTTCGGTGACAGCGCAGACGACGAGGCGCTGCGCGGGGCATGGCACCAGTTCTGCGAAAGACTCAAGGCAGCGGGCGATCTCGCCTTCAAGGACACCTCGCCGGCGGATGCCCTGCAGCGCGCCGACGCGTTCCGCTACCTGACGCAGAATCTCGGGCAGGCCTACGACCTGGCTCTGGAGACCAAGGACACCCGCTATCCGGTGATCCACCCGTTCTGCGGGCCGAGCCGTAAGCTCGGCGGTGACAACGCCGACTTCGTTTATCTGCAGGCGTGGATCGACGGCGCCTCGACGTACCGGATCGCGGGCGACCGCGGCACAGCGCGGTTCCTCAACTTCACCGTCCAAGGTCCGCGACCCGAGAAGGACGTGTACTACGGCGCCGATCACCCCAACCTGCACGAACCCTTCGGCGATACCCCCGAGGCGAACATCACCGGCGACGACCTGGTTACCGAGCCCGACGGCAGCTTCGTCCTCTACGTCGGTGGCGCACGGCGGGGACCGAATTGGCTGCCCACCACTGCGGGCTCACGAAAACTGTTCATGCGGCAGGGTTTCGACTCCTGGGGCGAGCGCTCGGCGCAGTTCAGCATCGAGCGCATCGACATGGACGAGCCGCGTCCCGTGCCGACACCGCAGGATCTGATCGCCTCGATGCAGTGGGCCGGCGACTTCCTCACCGGGGTGATGACGGACTGGCCGGATCGCGAACTGCAGATCGGCTCGTTGTACGGCGAACCCGAGCCCAACGTGTTTCCGGGTGCGCGCTTCACCGGCACGGCGGAACAACGCGATGCCCGCCGCGGCCGGCTCATCGTCACGATGCCGTGGCGTCTCGGTCCCGATGACGCGCTGATCTTCGAGTTCGCCGACGGCGGGGAGTTCTGGATGCTGACCAATATGGGCGCGTTCTGGAACAGCATGGATTACCTGTACCGCCCGGTGAGCTACACACCGAGCAGATCGGCGATCGACTCCGATGGCCGTGTGCGAATGGTGATGGCGCACAACGACCCCGGTGTGTACAACTGGATCGACACGCAACGCTTCAGCGAGGGCTACCTGACGATGCGCGTCATCGGCAGTCGACAGCTGCCCGAGGTCAGCACCACCGTCGTCAGCGCAGCCGAGCTGGACACCGTCCTGCCTGCCGCCACCCGGCACGTCACCCCCGAGGAGCGAGCCGCGCAACTGCACACACGCTTCGACGCCATCCGCCGCAGGTACAGGATCTGA
- a CDS encoding carboxylesterase family protein, translated as MTAVAHTAYGALRGDATGDVVVFRGVPYAAPPTGERRWRPAQPVTSWAGVREATAFGAIAPQEISPERLAKRGLTMSEDCLTLNIWTPAADDNRRPVLVFLHGGGQTQGHGSAPLLDGSRLARRGDIVVVTMNFRLGALGALYAPDWHGADSTNLTLRDQRHALQWVRAQIGAFGGDPSAVTVAGQSSGAIAISALLAGGCELFDRAILQSGGLERVRSTAAASAAAEQVMSAVTREPSVAEIIAAQGAIDTGFVPPKGPFHPCIDGGVIERHPLLLARTRDMPAIPVLAGTTRDEWRIFDAALDEGVFTEKYVRDRAQALAGDGHDADAVVATYGADHQTLRDVASAMVTDYHFTAPTEQFVRAHAERGNTVFRYELQWTSPRAGLGACHDSCLPLLFGNLDAAPALAGDDAEARHMSDAVQDLWLEFVRGGEPWEPYDGVGGSTMLLGPETGVVREHRAKQLAIWENRYPAYG; from the coding sequence GTGACCGCAGTCGCGCACACCGCCTACGGAGCACTGCGCGGCGACGCAACCGGCGACGTCGTCGTCTTTCGCGGCGTGCCATACGCAGCGCCGCCGACAGGCGAGCGACGTTGGCGCCCAGCGCAACCCGTGACCAGCTGGGCAGGCGTGCGCGAGGCGACAGCGTTCGGGGCGATTGCACCGCAGGAGATCTCGCCCGAGCGGCTGGCCAAGCGCGGCCTAACGATGAGCGAGGACTGTCTCACGCTCAACATCTGGACGCCTGCGGCCGACGACAACCGCCGACCCGTGCTGGTCTTCCTGCACGGCGGCGGACAGACGCAAGGGCACGGGTCCGCTCCGCTCCTCGACGGTTCGCGGCTGGCCCGGCGCGGCGACATCGTGGTGGTGACGATGAACTTCCGGCTCGGCGCGCTGGGTGCGCTCTATGCGCCCGACTGGCACGGGGCCGACTCCACCAACCTGACACTGCGCGACCAGAGGCACGCGCTGCAGTGGGTGCGCGCGCAGATCGGCGCTTTCGGCGGCGACCCCAGCGCCGTCACGGTGGCGGGCCAGTCCTCCGGTGCGATCGCGATATCGGCCTTGCTCGCCGGAGGGTGTGAACTCTTCGACCGTGCGATCCTGCAGAGTGGCGGCTTGGAGCGCGTCCGGTCGACGGCGGCTGCCTCGGCCGCGGCCGAGCAAGTCATGTCTGCCGTCACACGAGAACCGTCTGTCGCGGAAATCATTGCTGCACAAGGTGCTATCGACACGGGATTCGTGCCGCCGAAGGGCCCGTTTCATCCCTGCATCGACGGTGGCGTCATCGAACGGCATCCGTTGTTGCTCGCGCGGACCCGGGACATGCCGGCGATCCCAGTCCTCGCCGGGACGACGCGCGACGAGTGGCGGATCTTCGACGCGGCGCTGGATGAGGGCGTCTTCACCGAGAAGTACGTGCGGGACAGGGCGCAGGCACTGGCCGGGGATGGTCACGACGCCGACGCGGTGGTGGCGACGTACGGCGCCGACCACCAGACGCTTCGTGATGTCGCCAGCGCGATGGTCACCGACTACCACTTCACCGCGCCGACAGAGCAGTTCGTCCGGGCACACGCCGAGCGCGGCAACACGGTGTTCCGCTACGAACTGCAATGGACCTCTCCGCGTGCCGGATTGGGCGCATGTCACGATTCGTGCCTGCCCTTGCTTTTCGGCAACCTGGACGCTGCGCCTGCGCTGGCCGGTGACGACGCAGAGGCGCGCCATATGTCAGACGCAGTTCAGGATCTGTGGCTGGAATTCGTGCGTGGGGGAGAGCCCTGGGAACCCTACGACGGCGTCGGCGGGTCCACGATGCTGCTCGGTCCAGAGACCGGAGTCGTACGTGAGCACCGCGCAAAGCAACTCGCCATTTGGGAGAATCGCTATCCCGCCTACGGTTAG
- a CDS encoding alpha/beta fold hydrolase: protein MGSEYTVRVKDAEIFVTDTGGVGPAVVMLHGGGPGASGVSNYSRNIASLARSFRVIIPDMPGYGRSTKHVNHDDPFGHLADSIRGLLDELRLPTAHLIGNSYGGAAALRLALDTPRRVGKLVLMGPGGIGTTRGLPTDGLKNLLSYYGGGGPTRDKLSSFIRTYLVYDGAAVPDDLIDLRYRASIDPEVVADPPLQRPKGLRTLWRMDLTRDKRLRCLPNPTLVLWGRDDKVNRPSGGPLLLNLMPNAELVMTSHTGHWMQWERAELFNQLVTEFLSAESRLATS from the coding sequence ATGGGCTCCGAATACACGGTGCGCGTCAAGGATGCAGAGATCTTCGTCACCGACACCGGCGGAGTCGGTCCGGCCGTTGTGATGCTCCATGGCGGCGGCCCCGGCGCCTCCGGGGTGTCGAACTACTCACGCAACATCGCCTCGCTGGCGCGCTCTTTCCGCGTCATCATCCCCGACATGCCCGGGTACGGCCGTTCGACCAAACATGTCAACCACGATGATCCGTTTGGCCACCTCGCCGACTCGATCCGCGGCCTACTGGACGAATTACGTCTTCCCACAGCACATCTGATCGGCAATTCGTACGGAGGGGCGGCTGCCCTCCGACTGGCCCTGGACACGCCGCGCCGGGTCGGCAAGCTCGTGCTGATGGGGCCGGGCGGCATCGGCACCACCAGGGGCCTGCCCACCGACGGACTGAAGAACCTGCTGTCGTACTACGGAGGTGGAGGTCCCACCCGCGACAAGCTGTCATCGTTCATTCGGACATACCTGGTGTACGACGGCGCCGCTGTACCCGACGATCTGATCGACCTGCGCTACCGGGCCTCGATCGACCCTGAAGTGGTGGCCGATCCCCCGCTGCAGCGACCGAAAGGGCTGCGCACCCTGTGGCGGATGGACCTGACCCGGGACAAGCGGCTCCGCTGCCTGCCCAATCCGACTCTGGTGCTGTGGGGACGGGACGACAAGGTCAATCGACCATCCGGCGGACCGCTACTGCTCAACCTCATGCCCAACGCCGAGCTCGTCATGACCTCGCATACCGGCCACTGGATGCAGTGGGAGCGCGCCGAGCTGTTCAACCAGCTCGTGACCGAGTTCCTCTCCGCCGAATCACGATTGGCGACCTCATGA
- a CDS encoding HNH endonuclease signature motif containing protein, whose amino-acid sequence MYVRIMSGTGLQEAVTALRAAFDAVAACDIDLLTRAELIGPLDDLQTLTCQLPSVSQRLLARLQTEATPQQLGAKSWKDVLTVRWRISGAEANRRLNEAAVLAPRRTITGEPLPAALPATAAAQALGLITSEHVAVIRAAVTKLPGFVDAATAAQFEVDLVRVAVGVGPKELKETAALRLFLLDQDGPEPDDTERARTRGLSAGKQQRNGNIPVRGELTPEAWATLEAIFAKYAAPGMCNPDDPEPCTSGTPSQAQIDNDHRSLAQRQHDALVVVGRIALMSGLGDLNGLPVSIIIRTTLQDLESRAGVGVTGGGTVIPIKDVIRLGAHAHHSLAVFDRTTGSALDLFRTKRIASPAQRLMLIARDNGCTKPCCTVGAYGTQVHHVTADWAAGGNTNIDDLGLACGPDNRLVNTHGGWTTRMNDRHEVEWIPPPGLDTGQTRINYYHRPEALLRPPEEPEPQGPNGIAPSAESADRDEVGDTESCAPPPIDHPSEPGGPAPPDNQAA is encoded by the coding sequence ATGTATGTTCGAATCATGTCGGGGACGGGTTTGCAGGAGGCGGTGACCGCGTTGCGGGCCGCCTTCGACGCCGTCGCCGCCTGCGATATCGACCTGCTGACCCGCGCAGAGCTGATCGGGCCCCTCGACGATCTGCAAACCCTGACCTGCCAGCTCCCCAGCGTGAGTCAGCGGCTGCTGGCCCGGCTACAGACCGAGGCCACTCCGCAGCAGCTGGGCGCCAAATCCTGGAAAGACGTCCTGACCGTCCGCTGGCGCATATCCGGGGCCGAAGCGAATCGCCGCCTGAACGAGGCCGCGGTGTTGGCGCCGCGACGCACCATCACCGGAGAGCCCCTGCCCGCAGCGCTGCCGGCGACCGCGGCCGCCCAAGCTCTCGGGCTGATCACCAGCGAGCACGTCGCGGTGATCCGCGCCGCGGTCACAAAGTTGCCGGGTTTCGTCGACGCGGCCACCGCCGCCCAGTTCGAAGTCGACCTGGTCCGCGTCGCGGTCGGAGTCGGGCCGAAGGAACTCAAAGAGACCGCCGCGCTGCGGTTGTTCCTGCTCGACCAGGACGGCCCCGAACCCGACGACACCGAACGCGCCCGCACCCGCGGCCTATCGGCAGGTAAACAACAACGCAACGGCAACATCCCCGTCCGAGGGGAGTTGACCCCCGAAGCGTGGGCGACCCTGGAGGCGATCTTCGCCAAATACGCCGCCCCCGGGATGTGCAACCCTGATGACCCCGAACCGTGCACGTCGGGCACACCGAGCCAAGCCCAGATCGACAACGACCACCGCAGCCTGGCCCAACGCCAACACGACGCGCTGGTGGTGGTCGGGCGGATCGCGTTGATGAGCGGCCTGGGCGACCTCAACGGGCTCCCGGTATCGATCATCATCCGCACCACCCTCCAAGACCTCGAGAGCAGGGCCGGGGTCGGTGTCACCGGCGGCGGCACCGTCATCCCGATCAAAGACGTGATCCGCCTCGGCGCCCACGCCCACCACAGCCTCGCGGTGTTCGACCGCACCACCGGATCAGCCCTGGACCTGTTCCGCACCAAACGCATCGCCTCCCCCGCCCAACGACTCATGCTCATCGCCCGCGACAACGGCTGCACCAAACCGTGCTGCACCGTCGGCGCCTACGGCACCCAAGTGCATCACGTCACCGCCGACTGGGCGGCCGGCGGCAACACCAACATCGACGACCTCGGCCTCGCCTGTGGACCCGACAACCGCCTCGTCAACACCCACGGCGGCTGGACCACCCGGATGAACGACCGCCACGAAGTCGAATGGATCCCACCACCGGGACTGGACACCGGCCAAACACGAATCAACTACTACCACCGCCCCGAAGCCCTTCTCCGCCCACCAGAAGAACCGGAACCTCAGGGCCCCAACGGTATCGCTCCGTCAGCCGAGTCCGCCGATCGTGATGAGGTCGGCGACACAGAATCGTGCGCCCCACCCCCGATCGACCACCCCAGCGAACCCGGCGGACCCGCACCCCCCGACAACCAAGCAGCCTGA
- a CDS encoding LLM class flavin-dependent oxidoreductase: MPLELASFFRTTLPLDLSGLDALDQGRYHSLWMPDHLVSFWPDSIWTPEFTDLAEVSPSPHRYLDALTLAGAVAARTTRTRLATSVLDTVRRHPVMLAQSALTLSHLSDGRFILGLGAGERENLAPYGFDHEGTVSRFGEALRLIRLFWTTDGPIDFAGRFFTLEHARLDAELHTTGPPPIWIGANGPRMLRLVGELGDGWWPTGSAGPETYATQLAAIRESAEQSGRDPQAITPAKMVVCLIGEPDELREIMHAPLVKSLVLQLTADALAATGHRHPMGEQWRGIQDIDPRVLSRDRLLRLFEQVDPAAILSVVTHGTPKQVAAQIAEFGEAGARIVSVLDYGGMAGQAYAADSAHKVREVEDALLQFTGSTP, translated from the coding sequence ATGCCCTTGGAGCTGGCCTCGTTCTTCCGGACGACTCTGCCGCTCGATCTCAGCGGGCTGGACGCCCTCGATCAGGGCCGCTACCACTCCCTGTGGATGCCCGATCACCTCGTCAGCTTCTGGCCGGACTCGATCTGGACGCCGGAGTTCACCGACCTCGCGGAGGTGTCGCCGTCGCCGCACCGCTACTTGGACGCTCTCACCCTCGCCGGCGCGGTCGCGGCTCGCACCACGCGCACGCGGCTCGCCACGAGCGTTCTCGACACCGTCCGTCGCCACCCGGTGATGCTGGCGCAGTCGGCACTGACCCTGAGCCATCTCTCCGACGGCCGCTTCATCCTCGGACTCGGTGCCGGCGAGCGCGAGAATCTGGCTCCGTACGGCTTCGACCACGAGGGCACGGTGAGTCGGTTCGGTGAGGCGCTGCGACTGATCCGGTTGTTCTGGACCACCGATGGGCCGATCGACTTCGCCGGGCGGTTCTTCACGCTGGAGCACGCCCGGCTGGACGCCGAGCTTCACACCACCGGCCCGCCACCGATCTGGATCGGGGCCAACGGCCCCCGCATGCTGCGGCTGGTCGGTGAACTCGGAGACGGCTGGTGGCCGACGGGTAGTGCCGGGCCAGAGACTTACGCCACTCAGCTGGCGGCTATCCGGGAGTCGGCCGAACAGTCCGGCCGCGACCCGCAGGCGATCACACCGGCGAAGATGGTGGTCTGCCTCATCGGCGAGCCCGACGAACTGCGCGAGATCATGCATGCTCCGCTGGTGAAATCGCTGGTGTTGCAACTGACGGCCGACGCTCTGGCAGCCACCGGTCACCGTCATCCGATGGGGGAGCAGTGGCGCGGCATCCAGGACATCGACCCGCGGGTGCTGAGCCGGGACAGACTGCTCCGGCTCTTCGAGCAGGTCGACCCGGCCGCGATCCTGTCTGTGGTTACGCACGGCACACCGAAACAGGTCGCCGCGCAGATCGCCGAATTCGGCGAGGCGGGTGCCCGGATCGTGTCGGTGCTCGACTACGGCGGAATGGCCGGGCAGGCCTACGCCGCCGACTCGGCACACAAAGTTCGTGAGGTCGAGGACGCACTGCTGCAGTTCACAGGAAGCACGCCATGA
- a CDS encoding bifunctional 3-(3-hydroxy-phenyl)propionate/3-hydroxycinnamic acid hydroxylase, with translation MNDSSTYDVAIVGYGPVGATAANLLGQSGLEVVVIERDPDIYFRARAISTDEEVVRIWQQVGLSERLTADMQPGAGANFVDAEGVPFVRLLPTERGCGHPPQQFIYQPAVDKILREGVERFPNVSLLLEHECLRVIQHAGDVELMLADLTEDKFTRIRASYVIAADGGSSSIRGQLGIGFRGRTFSERWIVIDTKMLEEWPGHDRLRFHCNPARPTVDCPTPLGHHRWEFPVRDEEDEKDLLTEEVIWNVLGDQGITKDHVEIIGFACYSHHVRFADRWRIGRVFLAGDAAHAMPPWIGQGMCAGVRDVANLCWKLGAVLNGSLPDAVLDTYQDERLPHLKEVTNRAVKTGRLIVERNRLRAKVRNHVLRAASKVPYFTTWLRDHRWLPDAHYRTGLLALNGNPAEGWLIPQPWVIDSHGDRVRLDDIIGGCWTILHTGPERPWQAWRSAGVPIVRIAPPGSAPRADSVVDADGTLIRWLRQKKASVVAVRPDGFIYAAGGDKPLPQPPAGFTGVVAERSKELA, from the coding sequence ATGAACGATTCTTCGACCTACGACGTGGCGATCGTCGGCTACGGCCCCGTGGGTGCCACCGCAGCCAATCTGCTGGGACAGAGCGGACTCGAGGTCGTCGTCATCGAACGTGACCCCGACATCTATTTCCGCGCCAGGGCGATCTCCACCGATGAGGAGGTTGTTCGGATCTGGCAACAGGTCGGGTTGTCGGAACGGCTCACAGCCGACATGCAACCCGGTGCGGGCGCGAACTTCGTCGACGCCGAAGGTGTGCCCTTCGTCAGACTTCTCCCCACCGAGCGGGGATGCGGGCACCCTCCGCAGCAGTTCATCTATCAGCCCGCTGTGGACAAAATCCTGCGGGAAGGGGTCGAGCGCTTCCCCAACGTCTCGCTTCTGCTCGAACACGAGTGCCTTCGGGTCATCCAGCATGCCGGCGACGTCGAGTTGATGCTCGCCGACCTGACCGAGGACAAGTTCACGAGGATCCGCGCGTCATACGTGATCGCCGCCGACGGGGGGTCGAGTTCGATCCGCGGACAACTGGGTATCGGTTTCAGGGGACGCACATTCTCGGAGCGGTGGATCGTCATCGACACCAAGATGCTCGAGGAGTGGCCCGGCCATGACCGGTTGCGTTTCCACTGCAACCCCGCCCGCCCCACAGTGGACTGCCCCACTCCGCTGGGGCACCACAGGTGGGAGTTTCCGGTGCGCGATGAAGAAGACGAGAAGGACCTCCTCACCGAGGAGGTCATCTGGAACGTGCTCGGGGACCAGGGGATCACCAAGGACCACGTCGAGATCATCGGCTTCGCCTGCTACAGCCACCATGTGCGGTTCGCCGACCGGTGGCGGATAGGCCGGGTGTTCCTGGCGGGCGATGCAGCACACGCGATGCCGCCGTGGATCGGTCAGGGCATGTGCGCCGGAGTGCGGGACGTGGCCAACCTCTGTTGGAAACTCGGTGCAGTCCTCAACGGTTCACTGCCCGACGCGGTTCTCGACACCTACCAGGACGAGAGACTGCCCCACCTCAAGGAAGTCACCAACCGCGCGGTCAAGACAGGCAGACTCATCGTCGAGCGAAATCGCTTGCGCGCGAAAGTGCGCAATCACGTTCTCCGCGCCGCCAGCAAGGTGCCGTACTTCACCACATGGCTTCGCGACCATCGGTGGCTCCCCGACGCCCACTACCGGACCGGCCTGTTGGCGCTCAACGGCAATCCGGCGGAGGGCTGGCTCATCCCCCAACCATGGGTCATCGACAGCCACGGGGACCGGGTCCGGCTCGACGACATCATCGGCGGCTGTTGGACGATCCTGCACACGGGTCCCGAACGTCCATGGCAGGCCTGGCGATCGGCCGGTGTTCCCATCGTCAGGATCGCCCCGCCCGGGAGCGCGCCCCGCGCCGACTCCGTCGTCGATGCGGACGGAACGCTCATCCGCTGGCTCAGGCAGAAGAAGGCCTCGGTAGTGGCCGTTCGACCCGACGGATTCATCTACGCCGCCGGCGGCGACAAACCCCTTCCGCAACCCCCGGCCGGGTTCACCGGCGTAGTGGCCGAACGATCGAAGGAACTCGCATGA
- a CDS encoding sulfotransferase: MTILDGNVLIADAQESTGLTDFGDDTLPARVALVVDRLNGAELDETGSRAAAHTISGLLTSRLRFMTDHARLPLASERITAPLFATGEPRSGTTLLHALLAEDEESRALRFWEVMYPSPPPGPAAGDDPRRGRADADWREILDRIPPWIVSHPYNDLLGAGLPECERTWAFDFRATNPSAWWRVPMTIQNFPQNPHAQYALHRMMLQHIQYARPPKRWVLKGFHGRRLRALFDTYPDARIVWVHRDPVQVLASQIVAFGQINESLAGTLDWTRYAEDTIAGSRANFHAYLTDPLVDDPRIHHVRYRDFVADPVATIGGFYDFAGLPFMAEAEKAMRDYLVTNRSDRYGKFTYSTDILPVPVQQLHNEFAAYRERFGIDIETRR, translated from the coding sequence ATGACAATCCTGGACGGGAACGTCCTCATCGCGGACGCGCAGGAGTCGACGGGGCTCACTGACTTCGGTGATGACACCCTGCCCGCGCGCGTGGCACTGGTCGTCGACCGCCTCAACGGCGCCGAACTGGACGAAACAGGTTCGCGGGCAGCCGCACACACGATCTCCGGACTGCTGACGAGTCGCCTGCGCTTCATGACCGATCACGCACGCCTGCCGCTGGCATCAGAACGGATCACGGCACCGCTGTTCGCCACCGGTGAGCCGCGGTCGGGAACGACGCTGCTGCATGCTCTGCTCGCCGAGGACGAGGAATCGCGAGCGCTGCGCTTTTGGGAGGTCATGTATCCCTCGCCGCCACCCGGCCCGGCCGCGGGGGACGACCCGCGCCGGGGACGGGCCGATGCCGACTGGCGGGAGATCCTCGACCGCATCCCACCGTGGATCGTCAGCCACCCCTACAACGATCTGCTCGGTGCTGGGCTGCCCGAGTGTGAACGCACGTGGGCCTTCGACTTCCGCGCGACGAATCCGAGCGCCTGGTGGCGGGTTCCGATGACCATCCAGAACTTTCCGCAGAACCCTCACGCGCAGTACGCCCTGCACCGCATGATGCTGCAGCACATCCAATACGCTCGCCCGCCGAAGCGGTGGGTGCTCAAAGGGTTTCACGGCCGACGCCTGCGGGCGCTCTTCGACACCTATCCCGACGCCCGGATCGTCTGGGTACACCGCGACCCCGTGCAGGTGCTCGCCTCGCAGATCGTGGCGTTCGGGCAGATCAACGAGAGCCTTGCCGGAACGCTGGATTGGACTCGGTACGCCGAAGACACGATCGCGGGGTCGCGGGCCAACTTCCACGCCTACCTGACCGACCCACTCGTGGACGACCCGCGCATCCATCACGTCCGCTACCGTGACTTCGTCGCGGACCCGGTCGCCACGATCGGCGGGTTCTACGACTTCGCCGGACTTCCGTTCATGGCCGAAGCCGAGAAGGCGATGCGCGATTACCTCGTCACCAACCGTAGCGATAGGTACGGCAAGTTCACCTACTCCACCGACATACTGCCGGTTCCAGTGCAGCAGCTGCACAACGAATTCGCCGCCTATCGCGAGCGATTCGGCATCGACATCGAAACGAGGCGCTGA
- a CDS encoding VOC family protein: MTAGTDVFGKVRLGYLVIESEKFGDWKRFGRDGIGMHLDETLPDVMRFRLDDNECRFLVQRGRAEDTTALGWELDDHATFEAIETRIRSHGVPVTEGPAEEAMLRGVERFIRFPGPNGLNQEIYIDARKASAPAQLAARSGFVTGVDGMGHVAIATKRPHQMRGYYSTVFDARLSDYIDETISGLKFKIRFLRVNERHHTVAIASVNRLPINPIRTRIQHCNVQVADLDDMTSAYQRVKHLGFDIALSIGQHTNDKELSFYAQTPSGFEWEVGWNPIVVDESTWEPTTHQGISIWGHTPEGQTIIDTLDRFRTGVHSVIHPEDSVPALAGAGVADD; this comes from the coding sequence ATGACCGCGGGCACGGACGTTTTCGGCAAGGTCCGTCTCGGCTACCTCGTGATCGAGTCCGAGAAGTTCGGCGACTGGAAACGGTTCGGCCGCGACGGAATCGGCATGCACCTCGACGAGACGCTCCCCGACGTCATGCGGTTCCGCCTCGACGACAACGAGTGCCGGTTCCTGGTGCAACGCGGTCGGGCAGAGGACACGACGGCACTGGGATGGGAACTCGACGACCATGCCACCTTCGAGGCGATCGAGACGCGCATTCGGAGTCACGGGGTGCCGGTGACGGAGGGCCCCGCAGAGGAAGCCATGCTGCGCGGTGTCGAGCGCTTCATCAGGTTCCCCGGGCCGAACGGTCTGAACCAGGAGATCTATATCGATGCCCGGAAAGCCTCAGCGCCAGCGCAGTTGGCTGCGCGCAGTGGTTTCGTCACCGGTGTGGACGGGATGGGACACGTTGCCATCGCGACCAAGCGACCGCACCAGATGCGCGGCTACTACAGCACAGTGTTCGACGCCCGGCTGAGCGACTACATCGACGAGACCATCAGCGGACTGAAGTTCAAGATCCGCTTCCTGCGAGTCAACGAGCGTCACCACACCGTGGCCATCGCCTCGGTGAACCGTCTGCCGATCAATCCGATCCGCACCCGAATCCAGCACTGCAACGTCCAGGTCGCCGATCTCGACGACATGACGTCGGCCTACCAGCGGGTCAAGCATCTTGGCTTCGACATCGCGCTGTCGATCGGCCAGCACACCAATGACAAGGAACTGTCCTTCTACGCGCAGACCCCGTCCGGGTTCGAATGGGAGGTGGGCTGGAATCCGATCGTCGTCGACGAAAGCACCTGGGAACCAACCACGCATCAAGGCATCAGTATCTGGGGACACACCCCGGAGGGACAGACGATCATCGACACCCTCGATCGGTTCAGGACCGGTGTGCACTCGGTGATTCACCCTGAGGACAGCGTCCCCGCCCTTGCCGGCGCCGGGGTTGCCGACGACTGA